The genomic interval TTGGCTCATCTTCTACTCCTCCTTCATTATCCTGCTATATGCTGTTAAATAGCCTTTAAGTGCGTCACTTACACCACTTAAGCAACGCACTTAAACATTTCAGCAAGCAATATTCTTAATTCACAGTATAAGAGAAATACTTATACTCTGTTTGGTTCCAACTTGAGTCATAAATTACCTCGTAGTAGTAATATGTGCCTGTTGTTGCACCATAAGGGACATATACATTTAAATTCATAGGAGAATACGTCTGTCCATTCAATATTGGTACACCGCTGTTTGTTTGTACAATCCAGCTGCCGTCTGATGTATATACATATGCGTACATGTAATAGACAGAGGAACTTGTGTTATTAGTGATAGTTGAGGAAAATGGGCCTAAATAACCACCACGATATACTGATGTATTTGTCGGTGCTGTAAGCGTATGGGTTATTGAAAATGAAGCTGTGTAAATATAACCATTATTAGCTACAGCAGCTAGTTTGGTACCATCGGATGAGGATGCTATGCCAGTCCAATATCCGCTACCTGCACCTGTTTCTGCTGTCCATGTAGCGCCTGAATCTGTTGAGGTATAAATATATCCATTATGCGATGCAGCAGCAAGTTTTGACCCATCAGATGAGGACGCTATTCCATACCAATCTCTGCTACCAGATCCTGTTCGCTCTGTCCATGTAGCACCGGAATCTGTTGAAGTATATATATACCCACCAGAATATCCGACACCATTATTTACAGCAGCTAGTTTTGAACCATCTGAAGAGGACGCTATTCCATGCCAATATCTGCTGCCAGCACTTGTTTGCGCAGTCCATGTAGCGCCAGAATCTGTTGAGGTATATATATAGGTGTCATAACCCCCTGCAGCTAGTTTTGAACCATCCGATGAGGATGCTATTGATTTCCAATACCCACTACCGGCACCGGTTCGCTCAATCCACGTAGCGCCTGAATCTGTTGAGGTATAAATATACCCATCAGAATATCCGACACCAGTATTTCCGACAACTAGTTTTGAACCATCTGAAGATGACGCTATACAATTCCACGAACTCATACCAGAATTCGTTTGTTTTGTCCATGTAGATCCAGAATCTGTTGAGGTATAAATATAATCACCATAAGATATAAGGTAATAAGCACCAGAACTTACAGCAGCGAGTTTTGTTCCATCTGAGTTTGAGGTTATTCCATTCCACACACCAGAGACATCCGTTTCAGTAGTCCATGTAACACCTGAATCTGTTGAGGTATAAATATAATCATCATAAATACTACCGTGAGTAGAAGAACCACCATAAGTACCAGCAACAAGTTTTGACCCATCAGATGATGACGATATTGATAGCCAATATCTACTGCCTGCTCCTGTTTGCTCTGTCCATGTGTATTCAGCATGGGATAATGTTGGTACAAGCACTGTTATCATTATTACCAATACCAAAGAAAATTTAAAAAACCTGTCTGATTTAAAAACTATCGACATTTTTGTTCTACCTCCAAAAAATCATGACAGCAAAGTTGCCATTTAATTTCATTAAAAAAATCACATTAAAAACGTCAATTCGCCAAGCACATTCCTTCTTAAGTTCTGTTGCGATTAACAAAACAGCACCAATAACTCTTTCCTACGCGTGGGTTGTGCTCTAATTAAGGATAATGGGGTAAAAGTATTATGTACGGAGTTTGTGACGGTATTATGCTAGGCGTCACTTTTGATTTTTTGCGATAGATAGATAGATAGATAGATGCTTGCGCCAATCAATTGCAATATTACTTACTACACTACAAAACATAAGCGCTTAAGTATCTCCTCTTCCTGCATGTTGTTGAGGTGACTTTAGCACATGTTAACAACTTTGTCAAGCTCAAAAAAATTGTTGTGTTGCCTTTTACGAGTTTCATTGTAAAACTGTTTTAATATGTTATCAAACAGTTTATGTATGTTATCATAAGAAAATGAATAGAGAGATCTTATATGCCGCAATATTTTGATATTACGCTAAAAAGTATTTTGAAAGGATTGCCACGAAAATTTATGAAGATATTAACCGGATTTGAGACGGCAAAGTTTCTGGTAAAAAGGAGGTTAAGAAAATGCCGGTAACTATAGATATAACAAAAGATGAACTTTATTTGGATGGTAAGGAGGTTGGGTTACTTGAAGGTGAACGGAAAGGGCTGCTTGAAGGTAAACGCGAGGGGTTGTTTGAAGGTAAACGCGAAGGGTTACTCGAGGGTATTGATGGAATGCTTGAGCTCAAGTATGGTTTAAACGGACTTGAGTTAATGAATATGGTTAGAGCTATAAATACTATAGATAAGCTGGAGGAATTCAAAAATCTTATCAAGAACGCTGGTTCAGTGAGTGAACTAAAGGATTTTTTGGCAAAGAGTGTATAGATATAGCATGGCAATTGTTATCTGTAACATTTTTATTAATACGACACATTTAAAAGTGAGGTAATGGTTGAGGATAGTTTTGGTGGCAGGTGCAAGGCCAAATTTTATGAAAATAGCTCCCCTGATTCAGGAGCTGAATAAGCTTGATTTTTGCGACTATATTCTGGTACACACAGGGCAGCATTACGATTACCAAATGTCGAGGGTGTTTTTTGAGGAGTTTAAAATACCAGAGCCGGATTATTTCTTAAATGTGGGACCTGGGAGCCATTCGGTTCAGACGGCAAAAATTATGATTGAATTTGAACGTGTCTGTATTAGTGAGCTTCCTGAAATGGTAGTGGTCGTTGGAGATGTCAACTCCACTTTGGCCTGTGCACTGACCGCAAAGAAACTCAATCTAAAAGCCTCACACGTTGAGGCAGGGCTTAGAAGCGGCGATATGACTATGCCTGAGGAAATAAACAGGATTGTCACCGACTCTATTTCAGACTATCTGTTTGTATCTGAAAAAAGCGGCGTTACTAATCTTAAAAAAGAGGGAAAGTCTGACGACCAGATATTTTTTGTAGGGAATGTTATGATTGACACCCTGTATCTTCAGCTTGATGCCCTTAAAAACTTAGAAATAAATGATCCATGGCATTTTGAGAAAAAAACATATGGTGTAATAACCCTGCACCGCCCCTCCAATGTTGATACCAAAGAGGTTTGTAGTGACATAGTGGATTCTCTCATTGAAATCTCCGCTGATATGGAACTGGTCTTTCCTGTTCATCCGCGGACAAGAAAAAATTTTGAAGATTTCGGACTGATTGATAAAATAGAACGTTCACGGATACACTTAAAACCGCCTCTGTCATACAGTGAGTTTCTAAGATACTGGAAAGACGCTGCAATTGTGTTTACTGACAGTGGCGGCCTTCAGGAGGAGACCACGGTTTTGGGCATACCGTGTTTTACGCTAAGAGACAACACCGAACGCCCTATAACTGCAGAAATAGGCACAAACATAATAGTCGGCAATAAAAAGGATTCCATTATGCGAGCTTACGCTGATTTTAAAGCAGGTATTTTAAAAACCGGTACGGTACCAGAGTTATGGGACGGCAAAGCGGCACAGAGAATTGTAAATATATTAATAAAAAAGTTATAATATTATAAGTA from Nitrospirota bacterium carries:
- the wecB gene encoding UDP-N-acetylglucosamine 2-epimerase (non-hydrolyzing) → MRIVLVAGARPNFMKIAPLIQELNKLDFCDYILVHTGQHYDYQMSRVFFEEFKIPEPDYFLNVGPGSHSVQTAKIMIEFERVCISELPEMVVVVGDVNSTLACALTAKKLNLKASHVEAGLRSGDMTMPEEINRIVTDSISDYLFVSEKSGVTNLKKEGKSDDQIFFVGNVMIDTLYLQLDALKNLEINDPWHFEKKTYGVITLHRPSNVDTKEVCSDIVDSLIEISADMELVFPVHPRTRKNFEDFGLIDKIERSRIHLKPPLSYSEFLRYWKDAAIVFTDSGGLQEETTVLGIPCFTLRDNTERPITAEIGTNIIVGNKKDSIMRAYADFKAGILKTGTVPELWDGKAAQRIVNILIKKL